AGGTTTTTAGCTTCTTCGCATAAGCCAAGCCAAGGTTCATTTTTAAGTTTGGCGCAAGATTTTTGCCATGTTGCAAAGCTGGTGGCTAAATCATCACCAGGCCAATTGGGCAAGGCCTGCCAATCATTGCGCTGATATGGGCTAGTCGTTGTAGTGGGTACGGTTTGTTCCGGCGCGGTGGTGGGGGCTGGAACGGGCGTTGCGCAGGCAGTAAAAAGCCCCGCAACAAATGCCGCAAGGCAAAGGATACGGGTGGAGCGAAAATAAATCATGGTTCCTTGGGATCGAGTCCTTGTTTAAAAGCGGTAATGCCTGCTTTTTGTATTTCTAAGGCTTTGACGGTCATTTGCAGCATACCCACTTGCATAGAGAGCCACTGCTCTACGGTACGACATTCTGCAATTTT
This genomic interval from Iodobacter fluviatilis contains the following:
- a CDS encoding PhaM family polyhydroxyalkanoate granule multifunctional regulatory protein codes for the protein MSEYNPNDPFALFSQFFKPTSGNPFSPPMSIEEIDKKIAECRTVEQWLSMQVGMLQMTVKALEIQKAGITAFKQGLDPKEP